aataaaagagtAAATAATAGagcttttaaaaagaaataaaatttttgaagagcTTTCTTGCTGTTCTCGAACTCTGATATTTTGGTACTTGACATGTTTTACCGtgctttatattaaatcagaGAAAGTAAtaaaggaattattttataattttatttctagcttttatatctttaattggGTGTAATTCAATCTTGTGTTATTCTGTTTTCTTAACAATTATAAACTTTACGTTTTGCTTCGAACATCTAGAGTATACCTCTCTTTCCGAATGTTGAAATGAAGAAGTTCCTCGTGCGTGCCCTCGACTGTAATGAAAATCATCGCTCCAGCGATGCTGTACAGAAGTACGataacgaataaaaaaatgtgcgtGAACCATCTTCTGCTCCAGGAACTAACCTGCAcacaatattgataaatattgtctatatatataaatatataaatatacaagtatataaattcaatatttactaCCTTCTCGTAGAGCCAGAAGGCGCTCTTCTCCCCCACACTGAGCCCGGACTTAGTCAGATCCTTGATCCCCTTGAATACAAATTTGCTGGCGCGGTTGGCGTAGATCATCTGCGGATGGCCGGAAACCGGCGTCATCGGTATCGGCGTTTGCCCGTACGGCGTCGACACGTAGCCCATGCCGGTCACAGGCTGCGGGTAGTACTGTCCGGGAATCGGAATCGTGATCTTAGGTCGGGGCGGTAGGTTCCGTACTCGCGGTGAGCTCGACATTTTCGCGGCGTATTGTGCAGCTTTCCGTTTCTGTGAGGGTGCGACACGAAACACTTGACACTTAAACGAGCGTGCGTGTGCCTTGGTACCTTACGCGATGCGACGATTTTCCACAATTGGTTCTTTAATCGTCGGAGATTCTCGCTGAATCACGAGGGAGAATAGTTGCCCGATGACGGATGAACACCCGAGAGACGCATTGCTCCTCCAACTGTTTCTCAGTTCGCCCGTGGAACACCTCGATGCAATCCTCGTCGTCTACAAGAAATACGTGGTCACGATTTCAGCTGTTGACTAGAAAATTCGACGTGGTTGTGACGCGCGTGCTTGTACGTGATCTACGCGATTTGCGTGAAAATCCCCACTTATTCCCTCCAAATCACTCAGTATCCGTACATTCACTGTTCACATACATTGCATAAATTTGTCGGGCATATAAACGACTAAGTGTCACTCTTTGTGCTCTTTTTGTCCCATCAGTTATTCCGCGGATCTATGAATTTTATCCAAGCGCTTGTATAAATAGACTGACAGACGGAAGAATGTTGGCAAGCTCTTAAGAGCCAGGATTCCGTGCGAGGGATTTGTCTCGAAAAACGGTGCCGCGTGACTATCGGCACGTCTCTCCACAGAGTTTACGAAAGGGGTCATTCGCGGTTTCCAAAACGGCCTGAACGATCGCGAAGAGCCATTAATACATCGTTAACGGTTGTTAACGCGGCAACAGAAACTGAAATTCggttaaaatattgcagtaaGAAGCAGAATTGCGATGAAAAGAAAGTCGTCCTCTCAGAAAGCAATATTGGCTGGAAGTAATAAATCAATCGTCATAAtgaatctttattaaaacgaTCTTATTTTCAGTCcagatattaacaaaaaaattacagagatatttcataaag
The nucleotide sequence above comes from Linepithema humile isolate Giens D197 chromosome 4, Lhum_UNIL_v1.0, whole genome shotgun sequence. Encoded proteins:
- the LOC136999717 gene encoding uncharacterized protein: MSSSPRVRNLPPRPKITIPIPGQYYPQPVTGMGYVSTPYGQTPIPMTPVSGHPQMIYANRASKFVFKGIKDLTKSGLSVGEKSAFWLYEKVSSWSRRWFTHIFLFVIVLLYSIAGAMIFITVEGTHEELLHFNIRKERNKTLDVIRELCNDSVLASNTEFWKGRAADELMKYEEHLYEFFKRGVTDRGEKVWTFWNAVFYCGTIYTTIDDRGNSKRAVLVQRSLMTQFI